The Microcoleus sp. FACHB-672 genome includes a window with the following:
- a CDS encoding beta-ketoacyl-ACP synthase, which yields MEVVVTGIGLVSALGALEASWRRLLAGNSGIEQYQPFPEQPPRPLALIGPTLTDLSALTQQVVADAVQDAGLMLPAPECGVVIGSSRAYQSRWEQRARAAIQERGSTFKLPPPWLETLPHMAAIQAARQIGSNGPVLAPMAACATGLWALAQGFELIQTGQCRQVVVGGVEAPVTPLTLAGFDKMGALAKTGCYPFDRHREGLVLGEGAAVFVLESAQLARQRSARVYGQVRGFGLTNDACYANSPEQGGASAMASVKQGYERSGISSSEINYIHAHGTGTALNDEFEANLIERLFPQGVPVSSTKGATGHTLGASGAMGAAFSLMALQYQILPPCVGLKAPACDLDFVRVARQSDINNILCFSFGFGGQNAVMALGKYAS from the coding sequence GTGGAAGTTGTTGTCACCGGCATTGGGTTGGTTTCAGCGTTAGGGGCGCTCGAAGCCAGTTGGCGGCGGTTGCTTGCCGGTAACTCTGGCATTGAGCAATATCAACCGTTTCCGGAACAGCCCCCCCGCCCCCTGGCGCTAATTGGCCCAACGCTTACCGATTTGTCTGCTTTAACCCAGCAGGTTGTGGCAGATGCGGTTCAAGATGCCGGGTTAATGCTGCCGGCACCTGAGTGTGGCGTAGTAATTGGCTCAAGCCGCGCTTATCAGAGCCGGTGGGAACAGCGAGCCAGGGCAGCTATCCAAGAGAGGGGAAGCACATTTAAATTGCCCCCTCCCTGGCTAGAAACCCTCCCTCACATGGCAGCGATCCAGGCGGCGCGTCAAATCGGCTCAAACGGGCCGGTTTTGGCACCAATGGCCGCCTGCGCTACCGGCTTGTGGGCGCTGGCACAAGGGTTTGAACTGATTCAAACAGGGCAGTGCCGGCAGGTGGTTGTTGGCGGGGTGGAAGCGCCGGTGACACCACTGACGCTGGCAGGATTTGACAAGATGGGGGCTTTAGCAAAAACAGGTTGCTATCCTTTTGACCGGCATCGCGAAGGTTTGGTGCTTGGAGAAGGCGCGGCAGTGTTTGTGCTAGAGTCTGCCCAGCTCGCTCGACAGCGCTCTGCACGAGTTTACGGACAAGTGCGGGGTTTTGGCTTGACAAATGATGCCTGTTATGCGAATTCCCCAGAACAAGGTGGGGCAAGCGCGATGGCATCTGTTAAGCAAGGTTACGAACGCAGTGGCATTTCCTCATCTGAGATTAATTACATCCACGCTCACGGCACCGGCACCGCCTTGAATGACGAGTTTGAAGCGAATTTAATCGAACGGTTGTTTCCTCAAGGTGTGCCCGTGAGTTCCACAAAGGGCGCAACGGGTCACACATTAGGCGCATCCGGCGCAATGGGTGCGGCTTTCTCGCTGATGGCGTTGCAGTATCAAATTTTACCGCCTTGTGTGGGGTTGAAAGCGCCGGCCTGTGATTTAGATTTCGTGAGAGTGGCGCGTCAGAGTGACATAAATAATATACTTTGTTTTAGTTTTGGATTTGGCGGTCAGAATGCGGTAATGGCGTTGGGAAAATATGCAAGTTAA
- a CDS encoding ATP-binding protein — protein MDLKSHRFIAYFEPAQAAQLCQLATVESFSDQKVIFEEGETSDSIYLVLDGQVAFSKRTNTNKYQTVAIAGANDFFGEFGVLDGQPRSARASASGYTTLAKIPRDRLMEILLETNGGVVLDVFRHLIQHLRSTTDRYVNQVVHKEKMALIGEMVNTIIHDFKGPFTGIHLASSMLKEIHADEDTQEWCEIIQTQLTRMLEMTDEVLEFGRGTPALNKQPIKFVELMQYFQKLNRCYFLSEKVIFIFQSADIVISADENKLMRVFQNLVSNSVESFNGSGGRIDFVAQSVEEWVEITISDNGPGIPEAIRGRVFEPFVTSGKRGGTGLGAAIAKSVVEAHGGQIYFESKSGQGTTFYIRLPA, from the coding sequence ATGGATCTGAAATCGCATCGGTTTATCGCCTATTTTGAGCCGGCACAAGCAGCACAACTTTGCCAGCTAGCAACTGTGGAGAGTTTTTCCGATCAAAAAGTTATTTTTGAAGAAGGCGAAACCTCAGACTCCATTTACCTAGTTTTAGACGGTCAAGTCGCGTTTAGTAAGCGTACCAACACGAATAAATATCAAACCGTTGCCATTGCCGGCGCGAACGACTTTTTTGGCGAGTTCGGAGTTTTAGACGGACAACCGCGCAGTGCCAGAGCTTCAGCCAGCGGATATACAACGTTAGCAAAAATTCCGCGTGACCGGCTGATGGAAATTTTACTCGAGACAAATGGCGGTGTTGTCCTCGACGTGTTTCGTCACCTGATTCAACATTTACGCTCTACAACTGATCGATACGTGAATCAAGTTGTTCACAAAGAAAAAATGGCTTTAATCGGAGAAATGGTCAATACCATTATTCATGATTTTAAGGGTCCATTCACCGGCATTCATCTGGCTAGTTCAATGTTAAAAGAAATTCACGCAGATGAAGATACTCAGGAGTGGTGTGAGATTATCCAAACGCAGCTCACCCGAATGCTAGAAATGACCGATGAAGTTTTAGAATTTGGACGCGGGACTCCAGCACTCAACAAACAACCCATTAAGTTTGTTGAACTAATGCAATATTTTCAAAAGTTAAATCGCTGTTATTTTCTATCTGAAAAAGTTATCTTTATCTTCCAATCTGCAGATATCGTTATTAGCGCTGATGAAAATAAGCTCATGCGTGTTTTTCAAAACTTGGTAAGTAACTCTGTAGAATCTTTTAACGGCAGTGGCGGTCGCATCGATTTCGTGGCTCAATCTGTTGAAGAATGGGTGGAGATTACAATTAGCGATAACGGCCCTGGAATTCCTGAAGCAATTCGAGGTCGGGTGTTTGAACCGTTTGTTACCAGCGGAAAGCGGGGCGGCACCGGCTTGGGAGCAGCAATTGCCAAATCGGTTGTCGAAGCGCATGGCGGCCAAATTTATTTTGAATCTAAATCTGGCCAAGGAACTACGTTTTATATTCGTTTACCTGCTTAA